The Cryptococcus neoformans var. neoformans B-3501A chromosome 7, whole genome shotgun sequence genome window below encodes:
- a CDS encoding hypothetical protein (Match to EST gb|CF194231.1|CF194231), with amino-acid sequence MKYGKEFQQLLDSSDFPEEWKSSAIEYRRLKKIIKDVVAELTSMGLSPDILNKLLVADNHSVVSDRRNSNSSGTPENELIEFEFESEEGSPSVFRSGRLPLHHEPQEVLVDPVLDDDRYLSTDNLHHPHPHKFRLRLLSEASQDAEPCSMADLPTAQNLSQVTSAYQNGPLNGRRGSEGSHKNRRVVKRAVSVGHGGIKAEYVVTGAPDHPVPQIRLHLSALTSHLPSPSPPPSFAESEIGTDTETEDEDPPIYSAPRTPRAFDRFCILSPNPSLNRINAAKSPIWAIASSRNFDGLADLSLGEAAMEEETLPTPIPQSFKTPEGIPHSEREFIIPLSSDFTFFSLLTTALTSLSSFHARQQILFQQSVEKLCEMISKSISPQASIEILPTPLTPSNEITPRMHPSKASRKDLYAWREIFTLWIEAQIFESNSERNRGERTVEEAELRLQKFANQVVKRGLGDRRTMKGKKVREAWEEFLRLNVLLLDLKKFQSANIKAARKILKKHDKRTALTASTGFQAFVRSTLTAQIDEDGNISTWVFYNTSLPHVLLASLTSTLLPILPSLDDYACLICTSIAFKPIRLACGHLFCVRCLVKMQKAGKGKCPLCRSDVILLADKTCLDLTVMNFMKEWFPKEVKAKQKENDEEIVKEQARETGMDTRCCIM; translated from the exons ATGAAATACGGCAAAGAGTTTCAGCAGCTTCTCGATAGCTCCGACTTTCCAGAGGAGTGGAAATCTTCTGCTATCGAGTATCGCCGG CTCAAGAAGATCATCAAAGATGTAGTCGCAGAGCTCACTTCCATGGGCCTTTCACCAGATATTCTCAACAAACTGCTCGTCGCAGACAATCATTCCGTGGTATCGGACAGGCGCAACAGCAATAGCAGTGGAACACCCGAAAATGAGCTTATAGAGTTTGAGTttgagagtgaagaaggcagTCCATCCGTGTTTCGGTCCGGACGTCTCCCCTTGCACCACGAACCGCAAGAAGTTCTGGTCGATCCGGTACTCGATGACGACAGATACCTCAGCACCGATAACTTACatcaccctcatcctcacaaGTTTAGATTACGGCTTTTGTCAGAAGCTTCCCAAGACGCTGAACCGTGTAGTATGGCCGACTTGCCTACAGCACAGAACCTGTCACAAGTTACATCGGCATATCAAAATGGTCCTTTAAACGGCAGAAGAGGATCTGAGGGAAGCCATAAGAACCGGAGGGTTGTCAAGAGAGCTGTAAGCGTAGGTCATGGCGGAATAAAGGCAGAATATGTCGTTACTG GTGCTCCAGATCATCCAGTACCCCAGATCCGCCTTCATCTATCAGCTCTTACATCCCAcctcccatctccatcacctccaccatcctTTGCCGAGTCTGAAATAGGAACAGATACAGAGACTGAAGACGAGGATCCCCCAATATACTCGGCGCCCCGAACGCCTCGAGCGTTTGATCGTTTTTGTATTCTGTCTCCAAATCCTAGCCTCAATCGAATCAACGCGGCTAAATCCCCAATCTGGGCTATCGCCAGTAGCAGGAATTTTGACGGATTGGCAGATCTATCTCTGGGAGAGGCAGctatggaagaagaaacattGCCTACTCCAATTCCACAGTCCTTCAAGACACCTGAGGGGATACCTCACTCAGAACGAGAATTCATCATCCCCCTCTCATCAGACtttaccttcttctctctacTCACTACTGCACttacctctctctcctctttccacgCCAGACAACAGatcctctttcaacaaTCCGTCGAAAAGCTTTGTGAAATGATTTCAAAATCCATATCGCCGCAAGCTAGTATTGAAATCCTCCCCACGCCCCTCACACCATCCAATGAAATCACACCTAGGATGCATCCCTCCAAGGCTTCTCGCAAGGACTTGTACGCATGGCGGGAGATATTCACTCTTTGGATCGAAGCACAAATATTCGAATCCAACAGCGAGAGAAACCGGGGAGAACGAACggtggaggaagcggaGTTGAGACTACAAAAATTTGCCAATCAAGTCGTTAAGCGTGGCCTGGGGGATAGGCGCAcgatgaaggggaagaaagTGAGAGAAGCATGGGAAGAGTTCCTGAGGTTGAACGTTTTATTATTGGACTTGAAGAAGTTCCAGAGTGCCAATATCAAAGCCGCAAGGAA gattttgaagaagcaCGATAAACGTACAGCACTCACAGCATCGACTGGTTTTCAGGCCTTCGTTCGGTCTACACTCACAGCGCAAATAGATGAAGACGGGAACATTTCCACATGGGTCTTTTATAATACGTCGCTTCCTCACGTCCTCCTGGCCAGCTTAACCAGTACTCTTTTACC GATTCTTCCAAGTCTCGATGACTACGCTTGTTTAATTTGCACTTCAATTGCATTCAAACCAATCAGACTTGCCTGCGGCCATTTGTTTTGCGTTAGGTGCTTGGTGAAAATGCAAAAAGCTGGGAAGGGGAAGTGTCCTTTGTGTCGATCAGATGTCATTCTATTGGCTGATAAAA CGTGTCTGGATTTGACCGTCATGAA CTTCATGAAAGAATGGTTTCCgaaagaagtcaaagcaaagcagaaggagaatgatgaagagattgTGAAAGAGCAGGCACGAGAAACAGGTATGGACACGAGGTGTTGCATCATGTAG
- a CDS encoding hypothetical protein (HMMPfam hit to COPI_C, Coatomer (COPI) alpha subunit C-terminus, score: 296.5, E(): 4.1e-86; HMMPfam hit to Coatomer_WDAD, Coatomer WD associated region, score: 749.9, E(): 1.4e-222; HMMPfam hit to WD40, WD domain, G-beta repeat, score: 220.9, E(): 2.3e-63) — MQMLTKFESKSPRVKGIAFHPKQPLLAASLHNGTIQLWNYQMGTLVDRYDEHDGPVRGICFHPTQPIFCSGGDDYKIKVWNYKQRKCLFTLTGHLDYVRTVFFHREYPWIISASDDQTIRIWNWQSRTCIAILTGHNHYIMCAQFHPWDDLVISASMDLTVRVWDISGLRKKNQASQAPMSAEEQIARASQGQADLFGNTDAVVKYVLEGHDRGVNWASFHPTLPLIVSCGDDRQVKLWRMSETKAWEVDSCRGHFNNVSMTMFHPKHELILSASEDKTIRAWDMTKRTAVQTFRREHDRFWVLTAHPELNLFAAGHDNGLIVFKLERERPPFSLSGNQLFYIKDKVVRMADISSGNSQGICSVRKFGSQYIPPRTLSYNPAERAVIVTSPSDNGIYELITLPKSTAPTAQDGRDVPSDGKKGTGFCALFVARNRFAVLDKGAQNIEIKDLSNSITKTIKCPVQTSEIFYGGTASILLATPSSVVLFDIQQQKIVAEINTPPVKYVVWSTDGNMVALLSKHTITIANKSLSQSALIHETIRIKSAAWDDSGVLIYTTLNHIKYALSQGDNGIIKTLEQPVYLTRVKGSVVHCLDRSAKPQAINIDPAEYRFKLALNRKNYDEVLHIIRNSNLVGQSIIGYLQKKGYPEIALHFVQDEQTRFDLAIECGNLAVALEMARAVDRHDVWERLGAAALQQGNHQIVETAYQKTRNFDKLSFLYLITGNTQKLNMMQVIAGKRGDNMSRFQNSLYLGDVRSRVVVLRETGQYPLAYYTAKTNGLDDLALEILDEAGLTEDDLPPPPQNSGHSSLAPPPIIFSQSDSNWPLKDLGESFFDRALANGGVDALIGGEESGEQLDAWAADVPVEEDEGEEQAADEDEGWDLDANVEVPDVEEEEFDGEDVLAEADLSQGVEPGASEDEIWQNNSALAIDHAAAGAFESAMLLLNKQVGVVNFEPLKPLFLQAYQHSHVYVPANASLPPLRLNVRRNPETAELRDALPAVPLNYSELKATEVADANKYFARGKFVEALATFKNVLSKLLLVVVESEEDAEEIKELVTSCREYIIGLTMEVERRRIAVQDPENVVRNLELAAYFTHCELATQHIQLALRSAMKVFSDAGNTATAAVFARRLIETQPGQAVITQARAVISRGQRNPRDVHEIAYDQNASFNICAATHTPIYEGSPYEESAYSGAKYLPEYKGTVCVVDGLSQVGLAGSGLRNMV; from the exons ATGCAGATGCTCACAAAG TTTGAAAGCAAATCCCCAAGAGTTAAGGGCATCGCCTTCC ACCCAAAGCAGCCCTTGCTTGCGGCGTCCTTGCATAATGGAACAATCCAACTATGGAACTACCAGATGGGCACTTTAGTGGACCGATATGATGAGCATGATG GTCCTGTTCGAGGTATCTGTTTTCACCCCACTCAACCCATCTTCTGTTCCGGTGGTGATGATTACAAGATCAAGGTGTGGAACTACAAACAAAGAAAATGCCTTTTTACTCTGACTGGCC ATCTCGACTATGTCCGAACTGTTTTCTTCCATCGGGAATACCCCTGGATTATCTCTGCATCCGACGACCAGACTATCAGAATCTGGAACTGGCAATCAAGGACTTGTATTGCCATCCTCACCGGCCACAACCACTACATCATGTGCGCACAATTTCACCCGTGGGACGACCTCGTCATCTCCGCCTCTATGGACCTTACCGTTCGTGTATGGGACATCTCCGGTCTCCGCAAGAAAAACCAAGCTTCTCAAGCTCCCATGTCTGCCGAAGAACAAATCGCTCGTGCCAGCCAGGGTCAAGCTGATTTGTTTGGCAACACCGATGCTGTAGTCAAGTATGTCCTCGAAGGTCACGACCGAGGTGTCAACTGGgcttccttccatcctaCCCTTCCCCTCATCGTCTCTTGTGGTGATGACCGCCAAGTCAAGCTTTGGCGTATGTCCGAAACCAAAGCCTGGGAAGTGGACAGCTGCAGAGGTCACTTCAACAACGTCTCCATGACTATGTTCCACCCCAAGCACGAGTTGATTTTGAGTGCGAGTGAGGACAAGACTATCAGGGCTTGGGACATGACCAAGAGAACAGCCGTCCAGACCTTTAGGCGGGAACACGATAGGTTTTGGGTGTTAACTGCCCACCCTGAGCTCAACTTGTTTGCTGCTGGCCACGACAACGGTCTGATAGTCTTTAAGCTTGAACGAGAGCGtccccccttctccttgtctgGTAATCAACTTTTCTACATCAAAGACAAGGTTGTCCGCATGGCCGACATATCTAGCGGTAACAGCCAAGGCATCTGCTCCGTCCGCAAGTTTGGCTCCCAATACATTCCTCCTCGAACCCTCAGCTACAACCCCGCTGAACGAGCTGTTATCGTGACATCTCCTTCTGATAACGGTATCTATGAACTTATCACTCTGCCCAAGTCTACTGCGCCTACTGCTCAGGATGGCAGGGATGTGCCTTCAGACGGTAAGAAGGGTACAGGGTTCTGTGCGCTCTTCGTGGCAAGGAACAGGTTCGCAGTCCTCGACAAGGGTGCCCAGAACATCGAAATTAAGGATCTTTCCAACTCTATCACCAAGACTATCAAGTGCCCTGTCCAGACGTCCGAGATATTTTACGGCGGTACGGCGTCCATTTTGCTCGccactccttcttctgtaGTCCTTTTCGACATTCAGCAGCAAAAGATTGTTGCCGAAATCAATACCCCTCCCGTTAAGTATGTTGTATGGAGCACCGATGGTAACATGGTCGCCCTCTTGAGCAAGCACACAATCACCATTGCCAACAAGTCTCTTTCTCAAAGCGCTCTCATCCACGAGACGATTCGAATCAAGTCTGCCGCTTGGGACGACAGCGGTGTGCTCATATACACCACTTTGAACCACATCAAGTACGCTCTTTCTCAAGGTGATAACGGGATCATCAAAACTCTTGAACAGCCTGTGTACCTCACTCGAGTCAAGGGTTCTGTCGTTCACTGTCTCGACCGTTCCGCCAAGCCGCAGGCTATTAACATTGACCCTGCTGAGTACCGATTCAAGCTTGCTCTCAACCGCAAGAACTATGATGAAGTCTTGCATATCATTCGAAATAGCAATCTTGTTGGTCAGAGTATCATTGGTTATCttcagaagaagggataCCCCGAGATCGCTCTCCACTTTGTGCAAGATGAGCAGACTAGGTTCGATCTTGCTATTGAGTGTGGTAACTTGGCGGTTGCGTTGGAGATGGCTAGGGCTGTTGACAGGCATGACGTTTGGGAGAGGTTGGGTGCCGCTGCGTTGCAGCAAGGTAATCATCAA ATTGTCGAGACCGCGTATCAGAAGACTAGAAACTTCGACAagctctccttcctctatTTGATCACCGGCAACACCCAGAAGCTTAATATGATGCAAGTCATCGCTGGCAAACGAGGCGACAATATGTCTAGGTTCCAAAACTCTTTGTACCTCGGTGACGTTCGATCTCGTGTCGTTGTGCTTCGCGAAACTGGCCAGTACCCCCTCGCTTACTACACTGCCAAAACCAACGGCCTTGACGACCTTGCCTTGGAGATTCTTGATGAAGCTGGCTTGACCGAGGATGACCtgcctcctccccctcagAACTCTGGTCACTCTTCCCTCGCCCCCCctcccatcatcttctctcaaTCCGACTCCAACTGGCCTCTCAAGGACCTTGGTGAGAGCTTCTTTGACCGAGCACTTGCTAACGGTGGTGTCGACGCTTTGATCGGCGGtgaagaaagtggagaaCAACTGGATGCTTGGGCGGCGGATGTTCCtgttgaggaagacgaaggagaggagcaagctgctgatgaggatgaaggatgggatCTTGACGCCAACGTCGAAGTGCCTGAtgtcgaagaggaagagtttgaCGGTGAAGACGTTTTGGCTGAGGCGGATTTGAGTCAGGGTGTCGAGCCTGGTGCGAGCGAGGATGAGATTTGGCAAAATAACTCTGCATTGGCTATCGACCATGCAGCCGCCGGTGCTTTCGAATCTGCCATGCTT TTGCTCAATAAGCAAGTCGGCGTTGTCAACTTTGAACCTCTTAAGCCTTTGTTCCTCCAAGCCTACCAACACTCTCACGTTTACGTCCCTGCCAAcgcttccctccctcctcttcgacTCAATGTTCGCCGAAATCCCGAAACCGCCGAACTTCGCGACGCCCTGCCTGCCGTTCCTCTCAACTATAGCGAGCTGAAGGCAACCGAGGTGGCCGATGCCAACAAGTACTTTGCTAGGGGTAAATTTGTTGAGGCGCTTGCAACGTTCAAAAATGTATTGTCAAAACTTTTGTTGGTAGTTGTTGAATccgaggaagatgctgaGGAG ATAAAGGAGCTTGTCACCTCTTGTCGAGAATACATCATTGGCCTCACTATGGAAGTTGAACGACGACGAATTGCCGTCCAAGATCCCGAAAACGTCGTTCGAAACCTTGAGCTCGCCGCTTACTTTACTCACTGCGAACTTGCTACTCAACATATCCAATTAGCATTGCGTAGTGCGATGAAGGTGTTCTCTGATGCGGGTAACACCGCCACCGCTGCTGTGTTTGCTAGGAGGTTGATCGAGACACAGCCTGGTCAGGCTGTCATTACTCAA GCCCGTGCTGTCATCTCCCGAGGCCAGCGTAACCCTCGAGACGTTCACGAAATCGCCTACGACCAAAACGCATCATTCAATATTTGCGCTGCTACCCATACTCCCATTTACGAGGGCTCACCATATGAAGAAAGCGCGTACTCTGGCGCCAAGTACTTGCCAGAGTACAAGGGTACAGTCTGCGTGGTTGATGGATTGAGCCAAGTCGGTTTGGCTGGAAGCGGGTTGAGAAACATGGTTTAA